One window of the Shewanella maritima genome contains the following:
- the recB gene encoding exodeoxyribonuclease V subunit beta, whose protein sequence is MSELNTKFMTGKTQQTAMPQSAIAVKPLKPLALSFSGTNLIEASAGTGKTYTISGLYLRLLLGHGGQAPLTCEQILVVTFTNAATEELRDRIRKRIQLAFKRFIGVATDDEFIEALYQQTPEAERELAIKRFDLALKTLDEAAIYTIHGFCQRVLADMAFESSLLFESEFTLDDSEYLHHAVRDFWREVCYQLPPSMAALISSKVATPDELAKKLRPLLGATEAVQSFTPQEFTKLSQSLVESIARLKKRFALEQDTTLELLTALPLNGARFGKKAEGYPKLTQMFEQLATWAQFGQGLPPMKVLEHLSLSTLKLNKGGEIPTVQQAPLLDHIERVYEAINQVMPAFFVKAQQGIKHRFIEQKRQRNLMTPDDLLLTLADAIKSQGSVLSQAIAKRFPMAMIDEFQDTDPLQFDIFSAVYHQNQSQDAVADSLISASPALGLLMIGDPKQAIYAFRGADIYTYISARKQTEAHFNLDTNYRSGKDLVSSVNALFKLHHDPFISDAIPFDEVATPPQAAQKQLINSNESCSLGIRLLAEDPEAGLNKTNARQLLSEDAANEIAKLLNDAANNQCLIKQKPLQAKDIAVLVRDRNEAAVIKESLSSRGIGAVFLSRDSVFNTQEASDIALILQALANPKDERRIRAALACELIGYSAEQIHQFNQNENQRQTLLDQFMQWHDIWLSNGIMPALLRMASDTKLVQRLLSQRLTSTVQSSLNIDDDEVGNINASGERRLTDFRHLAELLQQKATELDGSSALINWFEQQLIDANGQDEQQLRLESEQNLVQIVTIHKSKGLEYPICFVPFVSLVRGNNRTPEPLLYHQDDQLIWDLDGSKDGWEIQKREALAEDLRLLYVALTRPVYRCYLGIANQSRKLKAGISSQLFQSAIGYLLGITDKNCLIDDIKTQLSPLAALDFINIIDIEPQEVCSLAQSQEQEAELAAKVLTRPQGISWRVGSYSGLVKDRGLVTDAHKVEQHTPAAIPGADDEDFNQETNIELNPQTKELVPAFIHGAAEPFEENTLLVDEVQYNRFTFERGANAGSFMHLVMEEFDFTKADNELEGALLESMKRYGFDEQIWLAPLTQWYQEILATPLQIPASSSELTLSKLGAKQVMVEMEFYLPLEALSADKLNQILIRYGYPAGFSFDTLSGMLKGFIDLTFEYQGKYFIADYKSNHLGDDYSHYVGDNLTAAIYDHHYHLQYILYTVALHRFLQLRHPNYDYQSHMGGSLYLFLRGMNPAHPNSGVYYDMPPQALIEELDQLFKSGQSVGAQAC, encoded by the coding sequence ATGTCTGAGTTAAATACAAAATTTATGACTGGAAAAACTCAACAAACAGCAATGCCACAATCAGCAATAGCCGTTAAACCGCTTAAACCTTTAGCGCTAAGCTTTTCCGGTACTAACTTGATTGAGGCCAGCGCCGGTACAGGTAAAACCTATACCATTTCAGGCTTGTATCTCAGGTTGCTACTTGGCCATGGCGGCCAAGCACCGCTCACCTGTGAGCAAATTTTGGTGGTAACCTTTACCAATGCCGCCACCGAAGAGTTGCGCGATCGTATTCGCAAACGTATCCAACTGGCATTTAAGCGCTTTATTGGCGTGGCTACAGATGATGAATTTATCGAAGCGCTCTACCAACAAACACCTGAAGCAGAGCGCGAGCTTGCCATTAAACGCTTTGATTTAGCGCTGAAAACACTTGATGAAGCCGCCATTTATACCATTCACGGTTTTTGTCAGCGGGTGCTGGCTGATATGGCGTTTGAGTCCTCTTTGCTATTTGAGTCTGAATTTACCCTTGATGACAGTGAATACTTACATCATGCGGTGCGCGATTTTTGGCGCGAGGTATGTTATCAACTGCCACCTAGCATGGCAGCGCTTATTAGCAGCAAGGTTGCCACGCCAGATGAGCTAGCCAAAAAACTAAGGCCGCTATTAGGCGCGACCGAGGCGGTGCAATCATTCACGCCACAAGAATTTACTAAGCTCAGCCAATCATTAGTTGAAAGCATTGCTCGTTTAAAAAAACGCTTTGCGCTGGAGCAAGACACCACTCTTGAGCTATTAACGGCGCTACCGCTCAATGGCGCGCGTTTTGGTAAAAAAGCCGAAGGCTACCCTAAACTCACGCAAATGTTCGAGCAACTGGCAACCTGGGCGCAATTTGGCCAAGGCCTACCACCGATGAAGGTGCTTGAGCATTTATCTTTATCAACACTCAAGCTTAATAAAGGCGGCGAAATACCCACGGTGCAACAAGCACCATTGCTCGATCATATTGAGCGCGTTTATGAAGCCATCAATCAGGTTATGCCAGCGTTTTTTGTCAAAGCGCAACAAGGCATTAAACACAGGTTTATTGAGCAAAAGCGTCAACGTAACTTGATGACACCTGATGATTTACTGCTCACCCTTGCCGATGCGATTAAATCGCAAGGCAGCGTACTCAGTCAGGCCATCGCTAAACGCTTCCCTATGGCGATGATTGATGAGTTTCAAGATACCGACCCGCTACAGTTTGATATTTTTAGTGCGGTTTATCATCAAAACCAGTCACAAGATGCCGTAGCAGACAGCTTAATTAGTGCAAGCCCCGCGCTTGGCTTGTTGATGATTGGCGATCCCAAACAGGCTATTTACGCCTTTCGCGGCGCTGACATTTACACCTATATCAGTGCGCGCAAGCAAACCGAAGCCCATTTTAACCTCGATACCAACTACCGCTCTGGTAAAGACTTAGTCAGCTCGGTAAATGCCTTATTCAAGCTGCACCACGACCCATTTATTAGTGACGCGATCCCATTTGATGAAGTCGCAACGCCGCCACAAGCTGCGCAGAAACAATTAATCAATAGTAACGAGTCTTGCTCATTAGGTATTCGCCTGCTTGCTGAAGACCCTGAAGCTGGCCTTAACAAAACCAATGCAAGGCAATTACTCAGTGAAGATGCCGCCAATGAAATTGCTAAGCTGCTAAATGACGCGGCTAATAACCAGTGCTTAATCAAGCAAAAGCCGCTACAAGCTAAAGATATTGCGGTACTGGTGCGCGACAGAAATGAAGCCGCAGTTATCAAAGAGTCGTTATCTTCACGCGGCATTGGCGCAGTATTTCTCAGCCGCGACAGTGTGTTCAACACCCAGGAAGCCAGCGACATAGCCCTGATTTTGCAAGCACTGGCTAACCCTAAAGATGAGCGCCGTATTCGTGCGGCGCTCGCTTGCGAGTTAATTGGTTATAGCGCCGAGCAAATCCATCAGTTCAATCAAAATGAAAATCAGCGTCAAACCCTACTCGACCAGTTTATGCAGTGGCATGATATCTGGCTAAGCAACGGCATTATGCCAGCGCTACTGCGTATGGCGAGCGACACTAAACTGGTGCAACGACTGCTGAGCCAGAGGCTAACAAGCACAGTTCAATCCAGCTTGAATATTGATGACGATGAAGTTGGCAATATCAACGCCAGCGGTGAGCGCCGCCTCACCGACTTTAGACATCTGGCCGAGCTGCTACAGCAAAAAGCCACCGAGCTTGATGGCAGTAGCGCATTGATCAATTGGTTTGAACAGCAGCTCATCGATGCAAATGGTCAAGACGAGCAACAGCTAAGATTGGAGAGCGAGCAAAATCTGGTGCAAATTGTCACCATTCATAAATCGAAAGGTTTGGAGTACCCAATTTGTTTTGTGCCTTTTGTCAGTTTGGTGCGCGGCAATAATCGCACGCCAGAGCCTCTGCTTTATCATCAAGACGACCAACTCATATGGGATTTGGACGGCAGCAAAGATGGCTGGGAAATACAAAAACGCGAAGCGCTCGCTGAAGACTTACGTTTGCTGTACGTCGCCCTTACCCGCCCTGTGTATCGCTGCTATCTTGGCATCGCAAATCAGTCGCGTAAATTAAAAGCAGGAATAAGCTCACAGTTGTTCCAAAGCGCCATTGGCTACCTGCTTGGCATTACCGACAAAAATTGCCTGATTGACGACATCAAAACTCAATTGAGCCCATTAGCAGCGCTCGATTTTATCAACATAATTGATATTGAGCCGCAAGAGGTGTGTTCACTAGCGCAATCTCAGGAGCAAGAAGCCGAGCTTGCTGCCAAGGTATTAACTAGACCACAAGGGATCAGTTGGCGCGTAGGTAGCTACTCTGGTTTAGTAAAAGATAGGGGTCTAGTAACAGACGCTCATAAGGTTGAGCAGCACACTCCTGCCGCAATCCCGGGCGCAGATGATGAAGACTTTAACCAAGAAACTAACATCGAGCTTAACCCACAAACTAAAGAGCTCGTGCCTGCATTTATCCACGGAGCAGCAGAGCCCTTTGAAGAAAATACACTGCTAGTAGACGAGGTGCAATACAACCGCTTTACCTTTGAACGCGGTGCTAATGCCGGTAGCTTTATGCATCTGGTGATGGAAGAGTTTGACTTCACCAAAGCAGATAACGAGCTTGAAGGCGCGTTACTTGAGTCAATGAAGCGCTATGGTTTTGATGAACAGATCTGGCTTGCACCATTAACTCAGTGGTATCAAGAGATCTTGGCAACGCCATTGCAGATCCCAGCTAGCTCGTCAGAGTTAACCTTATCAAAGCTGGGCGCTAAGCAGGTTATGGTGGAGATGGAGTTTTATCTTCCCCTTGAAGCCCTGAGTGCAGATAAGCTTAATCAAATACTGATCCGCTACGGTTACCCAGCAGGATTTAGCTTCGATACCCTATCGGGCATGCTCAAAGGTTTTATCGACTTAACCTTTGAATACCAAGGTAAATACTTTATTGCTGACTATAAGTCTAATCACCTTGGCGATGATTACAGCCATTATGTAGGCGATAACTTAACCGCAGCGATATATGATCACCACTATCACCTGCAATACATACTGTACACGGTCGCCCTGCACCGCTTTTTGCAGTTGCGTCATCCAAATTATGACTACCAATCCCACATGGGCGGCAGCTTGTATTTATTCTTACGCGGCATGAATCCGGCTCACCCTAATAGCGGCGTGTATTACGACATGCCGCCCCAAGCATTAATCGAAGAGTTAGATCAATTGTTCAAGTCAGGTCAATCAGTAGGAGCGCAAGCATGTTAG
- the recD gene encoding exodeoxyribonuclease V subunit alpha produces the protein MLVTQAPIKQLLQHWQQQGLLTPLDRHFALELTRLQSRNEEVDADTQQQQESLQLLICALLSQRLSSQHTCLVINSINLENPLGENLFSASTNTPSCQISVNHQQLEQLISEFSFVGQSGDNKPLILELGRLYLNKYHYFETQVAAKLLALSQSHFQLDIASTRRDLDILFPVDSSSPTQGFNWQKIATATALTQALAVITGGPGTGKTTTVTKLLLLLLSQQSLTMKLVAPTGKAAARLTESIKGSKARLKGKLGDNQRLIDALNAIPEEASTLHRLLGVIPHSHRFRHHADNPLRLDLLVIDEASMVDLPMMHKIVSALPANARLILLGDQDQLASVEAGAVLADICLGLRNTQVNQSFNGESQGQINDAWAMRYSANQAKLIAELTGEDVSQYQVAQQNSFGDSLCMLRHSHRFVGDAGIGKLATAVNQADVRQIRQVIRRNYPELVWFQHQINDANAIAASDNAGKSELLEFACSAYQPYLDMIGHNQNVFSSLALSEGATDQAVNEHAANEQPAIYTSEQIIDSYNQFRLLCAMRSGQYGVDGINASMTLALQQKQLLKPQQEFYLGRPIIIQSNDYNLGLFNGDIGLILQDDANPSRLMAHFIQADGSILKVLPARLPKHDTCFAMTVHKSQGSEFDCVAFVLPAMPTTSQWQLLTKELVYTAITRAKSYFYCLGTAKVFERASTNITLRSSGLGERLWG, from the coding sequence ATGTTAGTCACTCAAGCGCCAATTAAACAATTACTGCAACACTGGCAGCAACAAGGTTTGCTTACCCCACTCGATAGACATTTTGCGCTTGAGCTGACCCGTTTGCAAAGTCGCAATGAAGAAGTTGATGCCGACACTCAACAGCAACAAGAGTCTCTGCAGCTATTAATCTGCGCACTGCTGAGCCAGCGACTCTCCAGTCAGCACACTTGTTTGGTGATTAACTCGATTAATCTTGAAAACCCACTCGGCGAGAACCTATTTAGCGCATCAACAAATACCCCGAGCTGCCAAATCAGCGTTAATCATCAACAACTTGAGCAGCTTATCAGCGAGTTTAGTTTTGTTGGTCAAAGTGGTGACAACAAGCCGTTAATTCTTGAACTTGGTCGTTTGTACTTAAACAAGTACCACTACTTTGAGACTCAGGTCGCGGCCAAACTTTTAGCACTAAGTCAGTCCCATTTTCAGCTGGATATTGCCAGTACGCGAAGAGATTTAGACATACTGTTTCCTGTTGATAGCAGTTCACCAACCCAAGGCTTTAACTGGCAAAAAATCGCCACCGCAACAGCGCTGACACAAGCTTTAGCAGTGATAACTGGCGGCCCTGGCACAGGTAAAACCACCACGGTAACTAAACTGCTGTTACTGCTACTAAGTCAGCAATCACTTACCATGAAACTGGTTGCCCCTACAGGTAAAGCCGCAGCGCGATTAACTGAGTCCATCAAAGGTTCCAAAGCGAGGCTTAAAGGCAAGCTAGGTGATAATCAAAGACTTATCGATGCCTTAAACGCTATTCCTGAAGAAGCCTCGACCTTACATCGCCTGCTTGGTGTTATTCCGCACTCACATCGTTTTCGTCACCATGCAGATAATCCGCTGCGGCTTGATTTGTTAGTGATTGATGAGGCGTCAATGGTGGATTTACCCATGATGCATAAAATCGTCAGCGCGCTACCTGCGAACGCAAGGCTCATTTTACTGGGGGATCAAGACCAATTAGCCTCGGTTGAGGCCGGTGCTGTGCTGGCTGATATTTGCTTAGGGTTAAGAAATACCCAGGTTAATCAGAGTTTTAACGGGGAATCTCAGGGGCAAATAAACGATGCTTGGGCGATGCGTTACAGCGCCAATCAAGCCAAGTTAATTGCTGAGCTTACCGGTGAAGATGTGAGCCAATATCAAGTTGCACAGCAAAACAGCTTTGGCGATAGCTTATGTATGCTGCGCCACAGCCACCGCTTTGTGGGTGATGCAGGTATTGGCAAGCTGGCAACGGCTGTGAATCAGGCTGATGTTCGGCAGATCCGTCAGGTGATTAGACGTAATTATCCAGAGCTAGTTTGGTTTCAGCATCAAATTAACGATGCAAATGCTATCGCAGCTAGCGACAACGCGGGCAAAAGTGAGCTACTCGAATTTGCTTGCAGTGCCTATCAGCCCTATTTAGACATGATTGGACATAACCAAAACGTGTTTAGCTCACTCGCGTTAAGTGAAGGTGCAACTGACCAAGCAGTTAATGAGCACGCAGCTAATGAGCAGCCAGCCATTTATACCAGTGAGCAAATCATTGATAGCTACAACCAGTTCCGTTTGTTGTGCGCCATGCGCAGCGGCCAATATGGCGTTGATGGCATTAACGCCAGCATGACCCTAGCGCTGCAGCAAAAGCAGCTACTCAAACCGCAGCAAGAATTTTACCTAGGCAGGCCGATTATTATCCAAAGCAATGACTACAACCTTGGGCTGTTCAACGGCGATATCGGACTCATTTTGCAAGATGATGCCAACCCAAGCAGGCTGATGGCGCACTTTATTCAAGCCGATGGCAGCATTTTAAAAGTGCTACCAGCAAGGCTACCAAAGCACGACACCTGCTTTGCGATGACAGTGCATAAATCTCAGGGTAGTGAGTTTGACTGTGTGGCGTTTGTACTACCAGCTATGCCAACGACTTCGCAATGGCAACTGCTGACAAAAGAGCTGGTGTACACCGCAATTACGCGCGCTAAAAGCTATTTCTATTGCCTAGGTACGGCTAAGGTTTTCGAGCGAGCAAGTACTAACATCACTTTGCGCAGCTCAGGGCTTGGCGAAAGGCTTTGGGGTTAA
- a CDS encoding D-alanine--D-alanine ligase, whose protein sequence is MSKINVLLLCGGGGAEHDISLLSAKFFETTLENIPEYQVQKVELNKQGQYITSDGEICELTGERQLRHVAEPSKNWPIDFVIPCIHGYPGETGDIQSYFELIGLPYFGCDAEASRNSFNKVTAKMWFSALGIPNTPYLFLHQLDDQAISETQAAFDKWGSVFVKAASQGSSVGCYKVDNRDDIANVLKDAFKYSPYVVVEKTIVARELEVAAYEYQGEVIASKPGEIICDSNSFYTFDEKYAADSKASTKVEADNLTAEQLAKIQAYSIKAFKGMKLRHLSRIDFFLTEDGEILLNEINTFPGSTPISMFPKMLAHNGHDYGEFLKDAVTRALNS, encoded by the coding sequence ATGTCGAAAATCAATGTATTGTTATTGTGCGGTGGCGGCGGCGCTGAGCACGATATTTCCCTTCTTTCAGCCAAGTTTTTTGAAACAACGCTCGAAAACATTCCTGAATACCAGGTACAAAAGGTTGAACTAAATAAGCAAGGGCAATACATCACGTCAGATGGTGAGATTTGTGAGCTTACTGGCGAGCGTCAATTGAGACACGTTGCAGAGCCATCAAAAAACTGGCCAATTGATTTTGTTATCCCATGTATTCACGGCTATCCGGGCGAAACTGGCGATATTCAATCTTACTTTGAGCTGATTGGCCTACCTTACTTTGGTTGTGACGCAGAAGCATCACGAAACAGCTTCAACAAGGTCACCGCAAAAATGTGGTTTAGCGCTCTTGGCATTCCTAACACGCCTTACCTATTTCTACATCAACTCGATGACCAAGCCATTAGCGAAACCCAAGCAGCCTTTGATAAATGGGGCTCTGTGTTTGTAAAAGCCGCGTCACAAGGCTCATCTGTAGGTTGCTACAAGGTCGATAACCGCGATGATATCGCAAATGTACTTAAAGACGCGTTTAAGTATTCACCTTATGTGGTGGTTGAGAAAACCATTGTTGCTCGTGAGCTAGAAGTCGCCGCATATGAATATCAAGGTGAAGTGATTGCCAGCAAGCCAGGCGAAATCATTTGCGATAGCAACTCATTTTATACCTTTGATGAGAAATATGCCGCAGATAGCAAGGCAAGCACTAAAGTTGAAGCTGACAACCTAACCGCCGAACAGCTTGCCAAAATACAAGCATACTCAATCAAAGCCTTTAAAGGCATGAAGCTACGTCACCTGTCACGTATCGATTTCTTCTTAACCGAAGACGGTGAAATTTTGCTAAATGAAATCAACACCTTCCCAGGCTCAACCCCGATTTCCATGTTCCCCAAAATGCTAGCGCACAATGGCCATGACTATGGTGAGTTCTTAAAAGATGCCGTAACGAGAGCGTTGAACTCATAA
- the ushA gene encoding bifunctional UDP-sugar hydrolase/5'-nucleotidase UshA, with protein MTRSRLNTPVLKSRSKLAILVANLALLTTLSGCMDGAPKYDSCEAAGESCTRFTLVHTNDHHGRFWQNDKGEYGMAARKTLIDSIRKEVSEAGGSMLLLSGGDINTGVPESDLQHAEPDFLGMNLLKYDAMAVGNHEFDNPLAILDKQRKWAQFPMLSANIYRKVDDEWQLYFEPYRIFDVGGLKLAIVGLTTEQTAQIGNPKYVKALRFNKPQIALRNTLTQLKHNEKPDLVFALSHIGHYQDGNHGSNTPGDVALARSLKRGQLDGIIGGHSQNPVCMEAPNKYADFKPGDECQPDRQRGTWIMQAYEWGKYVGRADFEYYNDELHLANYRLLPVNLYDEQGKQHGDYAEDPQMIELLTPYQQQGQGILNEVVGSTSAKLVGSRKVVRSQINELGVLIATAQSRGVVKADFGIMNSGGIRASIEQGDIRYRDVLTVQPFANSVTVTKMLGKDIEQYLATVATQSRGSGGFAHFSGIDMTVNCQTQRVNIHSINGEAFDKTKRYSFSLPGYNAGGGNGYPVLSNAVDSGYIDADLLNLYIKQHSPIDPSSDQWKHKVKFTGASTPLGCDG; from the coding sequence ATGACACGGTCTCGTTTAAATACTCCGGTATTAAAATCGCGCTCAAAGTTAGCCATACTTGTCGCGAACTTAGCCTTGCTAACGACACTTTCAGGTTGCATGGATGGTGCGCCTAAATATGACAGTTGTGAAGCTGCGGGTGAATCTTGTACTCGCTTTACACTCGTTCATACCAATGACCATCACGGTCGCTTTTGGCAAAACGACAAAGGCGAATATGGTATGGCGGCACGCAAAACCCTTATAGATAGCATTCGCAAGGAAGTCAGCGAGGCAGGTGGCAGTATGTTGTTGTTATCTGGCGGCGATATCAATACCGGTGTGCCTGAGTCAGATTTGCAGCATGCAGAGCCTGATTTTCTTGGGATGAACTTATTAAAATACGATGCGATGGCAGTGGGGAATCATGAGTTTGATAACCCGTTGGCGATTCTTGATAAACAGCGTAAATGGGCGCAGTTCCCTATGCTGTCGGCCAATATTTATCGTAAAGTTGATGATGAGTGGCAACTGTATTTTGAGCCGTACCGTATATTTGATGTGGGCGGGCTTAAGCTTGCAATTGTTGGCTTAACCACAGAGCAAACAGCGCAAATTGGTAACCCTAAGTATGTGAAAGCGCTGCGCTTTAATAAGCCACAAATTGCGCTGCGCAATACTTTAACCCAGCTAAAGCACAACGAGAAACCTGATTTAGTATTTGCCCTTAGCCATATTGGTCACTATCAGGATGGCAATCATGGCAGTAATACCCCAGGTGATGTCGCATTGGCTAGAAGCCTAAAGCGAGGTCAGCTTGACGGTATTATTGGTGGTCACTCACAAAACCCTGTGTGTATGGAAGCGCCAAATAAATACGCTGACTTTAAGCCAGGTGATGAGTGTCAACCTGACAGACAGCGCGGCACTTGGATCATGCAGGCTTATGAGTGGGGCAAGTATGTTGGTCGTGCTGACTTTGAGTACTATAACGATGAGCTGCATTTAGCCAATTACCGACTGCTTCCTGTGAACTTGTATGATGAGCAAGGTAAACAACATGGTGATTATGCTGAAGACCCGCAAATGATCGAGCTGTTAACGCCATATCAGCAGCAAGGGCAGGGCATTCTTAACGAAGTGGTTGGCTCAACATCTGCCAAGCTTGTGGGTTCGCGTAAAGTGGTACGCAGCCAAATAAACGAGCTAGGGGTTCTCATTGCAACAGCGCAAAGCCGCGGTGTGGTGAAAGCTGACTTTGGCATTATGAACTCTGGTGGTATTCGCGCCTCAATTGAGCAAGGTGATATTCGCTACCGTGATGTATTAACCGTGCAGCCATTTGCCAACTCAGTGACAGTGACCAAAATGCTGGGTAAAGATATTGAGCAGTATTTAGCAACTGTTGCGACACAAAGTCGAGGTTCTGGCGGGTTCGCTCACTTTAGCGGTATTGATATGACGGTGAATTGCCAAACCCAAAGGGTCAATATTCACAGCATTAACGGTGAAGCTTTTGATAAGACTAAGCGTTATAGTTTTAGTTTACCAGGCTACAACGCTGGTGGTGGTAATGGTTACCCTGTGCTCAGCAATGCAGTAGACAGTGGTTATATTGACGCTGACTTGTTGAACCTTTATATCAAGCAACACAGCCCAATTGATCCAAGTAGCGACCAATGGAAGCACAAGGTGAAGTTTACTGGCGCAAGCACACCATTAGGATGTGATGGCTAG